Proteins co-encoded in one Tachysurus fulvidraco isolate hzauxx_2018 chromosome 17, HZAU_PFXX_2.0, whole genome shotgun sequence genomic window:
- the pls3 gene encoding plastin-3, translating into MAAKISKDELEELREAFGKVDLDSNGYINDYELHELFKEANLPLPGYKVREIIQKLMTEGDKDKDNKISFSEFVSIFQELKSSDIAKTFRNAINKKEGILAIGGTSELSSAGTQHSYSEEERFAFVNWINSALEKDPDCKHVLPMNPNTNDLFKAVGDGIVLCKMINLSVPDTIDERTINKKKLTPFTTQENLNLALNSASAIGCHVVNIGAMDLREGKPHLVLGLLWQIIKIGLFADIELSRNEALAALLREGETLEDLMKLSPEELLLRWANFHLHNAGWQKISNFSSDIKDSRAYFHLLNQIAPKGTKEGEERIDISMAGFNEKDDLKRAEAMLQQAERLGCRQFVTPTDVVSGNPKLNLAFVANLFNKYPALTKPENQDIDWGLLEGETREERTFRNWMNSLGVNPHVNHLYGDLQDALVILQLYERIKVHVDWNNKVNRPPYPKLGSNMKKLENCNYAVDLGKTAAKFSLVGIGGQDLNDGNPTLTLALVWQLMRRYTLNVLEDLGEGEKVNDDIIVNWVNKTLAAAGKKSKISNFKDKEISSSLPVLDLIDAIQPGCVNYELVKTGSLSESDKLDNAKFAVSMARKIGARVYALPDDLVEVKPKMVMTVFACLMGRGMKKA; encoded by the exons ATGGCAGCGAAGATATCCAAAGACGAGCTGGAGGAGCTGCGTGAAGCCTTCGGGAAAGTTG ATCTGGACAGTAATGGCTACATTAATGACTATGAGCTCCATGAACTGTTCAAAGAAGCCAATCTTCCCCTTCCTGGTTACAAAGTTCGTGAGATCATCCAGAAGCTGATGACTGAGGGGGACAAAGACAAGGACAACAAGATCAGCTTCAGTGAATTTGTTTCG ATCTTCCAGGAGCTTAAAAGTAGTGATATTGCAAAGACCTTCCGCAATGCTATCAACAAAAAAGAGGGCATCCTGGCCATCGGGGGAACATCCGAACTGTCCAGTGCAGGCACACAGCACTCCTATTCAG AGGAGGAGAGGTTTGCGTTTGTGAACTGGATCAATTCTGCTTTGGAGAAAGACCCAGACTGCAAGCATGTGCTGCCGATGAACCCCAACACAAATGACCTCTTCAAGGCTGTGGGTGATGGCATTGTGCTGTG TAAAATGATCAACCTGTCTGTCCCTGATACAATTGATGAGAGGACAATAAACAAGAAGAAATTGACACCTTTCACAACACAG GAGAACCTCAACCTGGCACTGAACTCTGCCTCAGCCATCGGCTGCCACGTGGTGAACATTGGCGCTATGGACCTGCGCGAAGGCAAGCCGCATCTGGTACTGGGCCTTTTGTGGCAGATCATCAAGATTGGCCTGTTTGCAGACATCGAGCTCAGTAGGAACGAGG CGCTGGCAGCATTGCTCCGAGAAGGTGAGACTCTGGAGGATCTGATGAAACTTTCCCCAGAGGAGTTGCTCCTGCGATGGGCAAACTTCCATCTGCACAATGCTGGCTGGCAGAAAATCTCCAACTTCAGTTCTGATATTAAG gACTCCAGGGCTTATTTCCACCTCCTGAACCAAATTGCACCCAAAGGCACTAAAGAGGGTGAGGAACGCATTGACATCAGCATGGCAGGTTTCAAT GAGAAAGACGACTTGAAAAGAGCAGAGGCTATGCTGCAGCAGGCTGAGAGACTTGGCTGTAGACAGTTTGTCACACCCACCGACGTGGTGTCTGGAAACCCCAAACTGAACCTGGCTTTCGTGGCCAACCTCTTTAACAAGTATCCAGCACTGACCAAACCTGAGAACCAGGACATCGACTGGGGCTTGCTGGAAG GTGAAACCAGAGAGGAGAGAACTTTCCGAAACTGGATGAACTCACTGGGCGTGAACCCTCATGTCAACCACCTATACGG cgATCTCCAAGATGCTCTGGTCATCCTGCAGCTCTATGAGAGGATCAAGGTTCATGTTGACTGGAACAATAAAGTCAACAGGCCCCCTTACCCAAAGCTTGGGTCCAACATGAAGAAG CTGGAGAACTGCAACTATGCTGTGGATCTGGGGAAAACTGCAGCAAAATTTTCCCTTGTGGGCATTGGAGGCCAAGATCTAAATGATGGGAATCCCACCTTGACCCTGGCTCTGGTCTGGCAGTTAATGAGGAG GTATACCCTGAACGTCCTCGAGGACCTGGGAGAAGGTGAGAAGGTGAATGATGACATCATTGTCAACTGGGTTAATAAAACTTTGGCAGCGGCAGGAAAGAAGTCAAAAATCTCCAACTTTAAG GACAAAGAGATCAGCTCCAGCTTGCCTGTGTTGGACCTTATAGATGCCATCCAGCCAGGCTGCGTCAACTACGAGCTAGTAAAAACTGGTAGTCTGTCGGAGAGCGACAAGCTGGACAACGCCAA ATTTGCTGTATCCATGGCCAGAAAGATTGGCGCACGCGTGTACGCACTACCTGACGACCTGGTGGAGGTTAAACCCAAAATGGTCATGACCGTGTTTGCTTGCCTGATGGGTCGAGGAATGAAGAaggcataa